TTGATAGCCGCCACAGTATGTGGGTGGACGAACACTTGGATATTCGTCGCACAGAATATCTTGATATTACGCAATTTGATATCGCCGCACGGGTGAATTTGACCGATTTGCAAATAAACGCCAAGTCTAATCGTTATCTGACCTTTATTAAAGGGCGCGTAGGGCGCAAAATCAGCGATTTCTTTATGGATTTTTTGGGGGCGGAAGAAGGATTGAATCCGCAACTGCAAAACCAATGTTTATTGCAGGCCGTGAGCGATTATTGTGAGCAAGGAGAGTTGAATAAAGAGCAAGCTCAAGCAGTAAAAAAACAAGTGTTTGAATATTGCAAAGGGCAGATTGCCGGCGGTGAAGATATCGCCTTGGCTGAACTTTCTGACAGCTTGCCGACTCTAAACGAGCGGTCTTTTGTCGCCTTTGCGGAAGAACAAAATTACGGTTTAGAAGAACACATTCCTCCACTGCGTTCGGCGTTAAAATCACTCACTAAATTTTCCGGTTCAGGTAAAGGCATTAGCCTAACTTTTGATGCGGAATTGCTTAATACGCGCGTTCGCTGGGATCCGATGACGGATACGTTAAGTATTAATGGTTTACCGCCTAACTTAAAAGACCAACTGGAAAAGGCTTTAAAAGCCGAGAATTAGTTTGGCAATATTTTTAAGTTTGGGTATTATTTCACAAAATTTTGCAAGGATAGGTAAAGAAAATGCAATTTAAAATTCTTTTGGGCGTCGCTGTATTGGCATTAAGCCTTTCAGCTTGTTCTACGGTTGAAAAAGTGGTTTATCGCATTGACGTGCCACAAGGCAACTATTTGGAAGCCACCAATGTGGCGCAAGTCAAACAAGGTATGACTGCACAACAAGTACAATATTTGCTTGGTACGCCGGTTTTAATTGACCCTTATAGCAATTTGACTTGGTATTATGTGTTCTTGCAACAGCGAGCCTATCAAGCACCTGACCAACATACTTTTACCGTAAAATTTGACCAAAGCGGTGTTGTAACGGAAACACATTTGGATAAACCGTTGCCGGAAGTGGCATCGCAAAGTGAGAATAACACCATTATCGAACGTAACGGCGAGGGTAATAAGAAATCTTGGTGGACGTTCTAGTAATTCTTGGGTTTGTCTGTAATGTAGGTGTTCCGTTTAATTGGTATTAAACATTATAGATAGAGAGTAGATAAAAGAGTTGAGCGTATTTTTCGATCAACTCTTTTTATTTATTTTGAGAAATTAGATTAATTTAACCGGGATTTTTACTACTAGTTTTTTTATCTTTTCCGCTTTTTCGCCTGTAATGCAGCAAGGTTTATGTGGTTCGTACGGATAGAATACGGCGAA
Above is a genomic segment from Aggregatibacter sp. HMT-949 containing:
- the yejK gene encoding nucleoid-associated protein YejK codes for the protein MSITVNQIVLHQLIKRIDGDDNKMESILRNELHPITAEVEQMMLQLHQGYQNKAKAFGVFQDNSVFAQQLNRLLEQETEFLDFSQYSTRLLADELSKYNFADSGTLVLCQYNFLATDYLFIALLDSRHSMWVDEHLDIRRTEYLDITQFDIAARVNLTDLQINAKSNRYLTFIKGRVGRKISDFFMDFLGAEEGLNPQLQNQCLLQAVSDYCEQGELNKEQAQAVKKQVFEYCKGQIAGGEDIALAELSDSLPTLNERSFVAFAEEQNYGLEEHIPPLRSALKSLTKFSGSGKGISLTFDAELLNTRVRWDPMTDTLSINGLPPNLKDQLEKALKAEN
- the bamE gene encoding outer membrane protein assembly factor BamE — its product is MQFKILLGVAVLALSLSACSTVEKVVYRIDVPQGNYLEATNVAQVKQGMTAQQVQYLLGTPVLIDPYSNLTWYYVFLQQRAYQAPDQHTFTVKFDQSGVVTETHLDKPLPEVASQSENNTIIERNGEGNKKSWWTF